Proteins from a single region of Pseudopedobacter saltans DSM 12145:
- a CDS encoding GLPGLI family protein yields MKKPYIILIAFLSLCCNVFAQHSRFATQGEIQFEKKINIHAMFRMSINKNNEVYMQKMFDEYKSKHPQFVTMKSTLLFSNQTTFFKPIKEEDNSLAFVRNSPGVQQINIIQTDLKNKTSITQKSIFEEIYLVKDSLRKINWKITSETREIAGYPCRRANAVIMDSIYVVAFYTDKIPVSGGPESFTGLPGMILGVALPHEHMTWFATSVKDMPVSSSSFQMPTKGKNIDSKNLKTTLENVFKQWGTAAKQYLRFYFL; encoded by the coding sequence ATGAAAAAGCCATATATCATTCTTATCGCATTCTTATCACTGTGCTGTAATGTTTTTGCTCAGCATAGCCGGTTTGCCACTCAAGGAGAAATACAGTTTGAAAAGAAGATCAATATACATGCGATGTTTCGTATGTCGATAAATAAAAATAACGAAGTATACATGCAAAAGATGTTTGATGAATATAAATCTAAACATCCTCAGTTTGTTACTATGAAAAGTACTTTGTTGTTTTCTAACCAAACCACTTTTTTTAAGCCTATTAAAGAAGAGGATAACTCTCTGGCTTTTGTTAGAAACTCTCCAGGAGTACAACAGATAAACATTATCCAAACAGATCTGAAAAATAAGACCAGTATAACACAAAAGTCAATTTTTGAAGAAATTTATTTAGTAAAAGACAGTCTCCGTAAAATTAATTGGAAAATTACAAGCGAGACGCGTGAAATAGCTGGTTATCCTTGTCGAAGAGCAAATGCCGTAATTATGGACTCTATTTACGTGGTTGCTTTCTATACCGATAAAATCCCTGTTTCGGGAGGCCCTGAATCTTTTACGGGGTTGCCAGGTATGATTTTAGGTGTTGCCTTGCCACATGAGCATATGACCTGGTTTGCTACTTCTGTTAAAGATATGCCTGTTTCATCGTCGTCTTTTCAAATGCCAACAAAGGGTAAGAATATTGACAGCAAAAACTTAAAAACAACTTTAGAGAATGTGTTTAAACAGTGGGGTACAGCAGCCAAACAATATTTGCGGTTTTATTTCCTGTAA
- a CDS encoding CPBP family intramembrane glutamic endopeptidase produces the protein MTEPTIKNYLNVAQSIGITGILILGLLLLYPVNLILNKFLSKEVSILLCYLFAYGISLLVIYSIRKSKTRDYSFNLIIANKRILSFIITGTIALLFGIIFPIVKLLVNLIPMPEIVQKTFMSFGNQTGVFSFILIVIVVPIFEELIFRGIILDGLLRKHSPLKSILISTLLFGLAHLNPWQFVTGCIIGIFSGWVYYNTRSLLLSIIIHATNNLSVFLMKHFHFIDIKSIYNDTTNLILTMAGLVTIIIVCIYYLKKEFMKNAHGLAYP, from the coding sequence GTGACAGAACCTACTATTAAAAATTATCTGAACGTAGCTCAAAGTATTGGAATTACGGGTATTTTAATATTAGGACTTCTTTTATTATATCCTGTGAATTTAATCCTAAACAAATTTCTCAGCAAAGAAGTTTCCATACTATTGTGTTACCTTTTTGCATATGGAATTTCTCTACTCGTTATTTACTCAATCAGAAAAAGTAAAACAAGAGATTATTCATTTAACCTGATTATTGCGAATAAACGAATTCTTTCCTTCATCATTACAGGAACAATTGCACTACTTTTTGGTATAATATTTCCAATAGTAAAATTATTAGTGAATTTAATACCTATGCCAGAAATTGTACAAAAAACATTTATGAGCTTTGGAAATCAAACAGGTGTTTTTTCTTTTATATTGATTGTTATAGTGGTTCCAATTTTTGAGGAACTTATTTTCAGAGGTATTATACTGGATGGACTATTAAGAAAACATTCTCCACTTAAATCTATCTTGATTTCGACTCTGCTGTTTGGATTAGCTCATTTAAACCCATGGCAATTTGTAACCGGATGTATAATAGGAATTTTCTCTGGTTGGGTTTATTACAATACACGTAGTTTATTGCTTTCCATCATAATTCATGCTACTAATAATTTAAGTGTTTTTCTTATGAAACACTTCCACTTCATTGATATTAAGTCAATCTATAATGATACTACAAATCTTATTTTAACTATGGCGGGACTTGTTACTATTATTATAGTTTGTATCTATTATTTAAAAAAGGAGTTTATGAAGAATGCCCACGGACTTGCCTATCCTTAG
- a CDS encoding CHAD domain-containing protein, producing the protein MRKVKDLKKKVLLIDINFMKTKSILLELSNKKIRYLNSTKVKKTLFNLYVSNCLKTIEKELNTLKKQQKPESFHQLRVQVKKIRALFHFINSIYSYPGGIRILKPIFKKAGQIRELQINSKLLQKLHNPPLSMVKDMARKENNDQRLFIKNIPVYIDIVKRLDMIFDAPLYLPKKKTAKKYFQKQIRKASNKFNKGSKKGLHQLRTQLKTLMYVYKALPDNIQKSLNLNASHVNKLQHRLGLWHDTYSAIGFFSNQHFRDKKNFITKLKARNRELYRDILYANLKMKKS; encoded by the coding sequence ATGAGGAAAGTAAAAGACTTGAAAAAGAAAGTACTCTTGATAGATATTAATTTTATGAAAACAAAGTCCATTTTATTAGAGTTATCCAATAAGAAAATAAGGTATCTAAATAGCACAAAAGTGAAAAAGACTCTGTTCAATTTATACGTTTCTAATTGTCTCAAAACAATAGAAAAAGAGCTAAATACTTTAAAAAAGCAGCAAAAACCAGAGTCTTTTCATCAGCTAAGGGTTCAGGTTAAAAAAATCAGAGCCCTGTTTCATTTTATTAATAGCATATATTCATATCCGGGCGGAATAAGAATACTGAAACCTATATTCAAGAAAGCTGGACAAATCCGGGAACTCCAAATCAATAGTAAACTCCTTCAGAAATTGCATAATCCACCACTATCTATGGTAAAAGATATGGCTAGGAAAGAAAATAACGATCAGAGACTGTTTATAAAAAATATTCCTGTTTATATCGATATCGTAAAAAGGTTAGATATGATCTTTGACGCTCCACTCTATCTGCCTAAGAAAAAAACAGCAAAAAAATACTTTCAAAAACAAATTCGAAAAGCCAGTAACAAATTCAATAAGGGGTCAAAAAAAGGTCTTCATCAGCTTAGGACTCAGCTGAAAACACTCATGTATGTTTACAAGGCTTTGCCAGACAATATTCAAAAATCATTAAATTTAAATGCATCTCATGTAAATAAGCTGCAACACAGACTAGGTTTATGGCATGATACCTACTCTGCAATCGGTTTTTTTTCAAATCAACATTTTAGAGATAAAAAAAATTTTATTACGAAACTGAAGGCTCGCAATAGAGAGTTGTATCGGGATATACTTTATGCAAACCTAAAAATGAAAAAGTCATAA
- a CDS encoding YceI family protein — protein MKKVIITSLLTVFISVISFARSINTEKSVVNFKISNMKVNVVRGTFSRMTGEVDFNPNKISTSSFDVCIDATTVNTDNKKRDKHLRSEDYFDVKKYPTICFKSTTVVKTDKGYIVSGALTMHGVTQNVQIPFTLSQNTFKGSLIVKRLDYKIGNSGTFLMGNEAEIIIVAVLNL, from the coding sequence ATGAAAAAAGTAATCATAACAAGTTTATTAACAGTGTTTATATCAGTAATCAGCTTTGCCCGAAGCATAAACACGGAAAAATCGGTTGTAAACTTCAAAATCAGCAATATGAAAGTAAACGTCGTAAGAGGGACTTTTAGTAGAATGACAGGCGAAGTGGATTTTAATCCAAACAAGATTTCGACTTCTTCTTTTGATGTGTGTATTGATGCCACAACCGTAAACACAGACAACAAAAAAAGAGATAAACACCTTAGAAGTGAAGATTACTTTGATGTTAAGAAGTATCCAACCATTTGTTTCAAATCAACAACAGTTGTAAAGACCGATAAAGGTTATATTGTTAGCGGAGCATTAACGATGCATGGAGTAACTCAAAATGTTCAAATACCGTTTACATTGTCGCAAAACACTTTTAAAGGCAGTTTAATCGTAAAGCGGTTAGACTATAAAATTGGTAATAGTGGAACTTTTTTGATGGGTAATGAAGCAGAAATAATTATAGTTGCAGTGTTGAATTTATAA
- a CDS encoding PorP/SprF family type IX secretion system membrane protein: protein MRKFHLFIVLNILFMTVYGQQQAMYTQYMFNTLAVNPAYSSLDDAFTITGVSRMQWVGFKGAPRTQTLTLHTPINESNTSVGAILVNDQIGEVIQETGGYLSLAQKVEIFEETFLSVGFNGGVSSFKANYSDNYNYSPGSINDPVFQNSKEMRANFGFGIMLFSEKYYLGFSSPHFYYRDIASLGKEASATKYRPHYMLQAGYLLQLGENFKLKPNFLAKYVNGSPIQLDFNANLLISETLWVGASYRTKDSFDLMASIFITPSIQFGYSYDFTNTELAKIQKGSHEIMLKARIFGRTKDQTSCYF from the coding sequence ATGCGGAAATTTCACCTGTTTATTGTGTTGAACATCTTGTTTATGACCGTTTATGGTCAGCAGCAAGCCATGTACACGCAATACATGTTCAATACCCTGGCGGTGAATCCGGCCTACTCCAGTTTAGATGATGCCTTTACGATTACAGGAGTTTCCAGAATGCAGTGGGTGGGGTTTAAAGGAGCGCCAAGAACACAAACCCTTACTTTGCATACACCGATAAACGAATCGAATACTTCTGTAGGGGCTATTCTCGTTAACGATCAAATAGGAGAGGTTATTCAAGAAACGGGAGGGTATCTCTCTTTGGCACAAAAAGTAGAGATTTTTGAAGAGACTTTTTTATCTGTGGGATTTAACGGAGGGGTAAGTAGTTTTAAAGCGAATTATTCTGACAATTATAACTACAGCCCAGGATCTATAAATGATCCCGTTTTTCAGAATTCTAAAGAAATGCGGGCAAATTTTGGGTTTGGTATCATGCTTTTTTCAGAGAAGTATTATCTTGGATTTTCATCGCCACACTTTTATTATAGAGATATTGCTTCTTTAGGCAAAGAAGCTTCGGCGACAAAGTACAGACCGCATTATATGCTTCAGGCTGGTTATTTATTGCAGTTAGGAGAGAACTTTAAACTAAAACCAAACTTTTTAGCGAAATATGTTAACGGGTCTCCAATACAGCTTGATTTTAATGCGAATTTATTGATCAGTGAAACACTTTGGGTGGGCGCATCATACAGAACAAAAGATTCCTTCGATTTAATGGCCTCAATTTTTATAACACCAAGTATACAGTTTGGTTATTCTTACGATTTTACCAATACCGAGCTGGCTAAGATACAGAAGGGAAGTCATGAAATTATGTTGAAAGCCCGTATTTTTGGACGAACCAAAGACCAAACTTCCTGTTATTTCTAA
- a CDS encoding chloride channel protein — protein MRNKIFAYHYVKLLITSLLIGLICSIIAESLKHLTEHFEERIFEWIKPNYPVLLFILPSVGITIIYFLRKYAFKNRKNKGITEIYKTLDQRKDHLPFFKIPSHYINGFLTVIFGGSTGIEVSTVVATATVGNVAYKKQMGAYAFKREMICAGVTAGVAVLFASPIAGWLFAMEVIARKINKSLIISCTASAIAAALFIYFFDGHTLLPFSIDNWKWSALPFFLVLSLMGGALAVFFTLTVIKVKDGFAKINNNFIRVNLGAIAVGAMIYLLPFLFGDSYHGLNDILAHALETKMSNSFILTLLLLMSLKPIVSSLTLGAGGDGGVFAPSIVAGAVLGVLFAGLCNKFFGTHLLVLNFALVGAAATLSAAIHAPLTALFLVCNLVPNGFTLFVPLLLAAFIAKAFAAFLLPYNVYTYKLIPEKKPE, from the coding sequence ATGAGGAATAAAATATTTGCTTACCACTACGTTAAATTATTAATAACATCTCTTCTGATAGGTCTTATATGTTCTATTATTGCCGAATCTCTGAAGCATTTGACGGAGCATTTTGAAGAGCGGATATTTGAATGGATAAAACCCAACTATCCGGTTTTGCTTTTTATACTGCCATCGGTTGGTATTACCATTATTTATTTTCTTAGAAAATACGCCTTTAAAAACAGGAAGAATAAAGGGATTACAGAGATTTATAAAACGCTTGATCAGCGAAAAGATCACTTACCTTTTTTTAAAATCCCTTCGCACTATATAAACGGGTTTTTAACTGTGATTTTTGGAGGGTCAACAGGCATTGAGGTATCAACAGTGGTTGCTACAGCTACGGTTGGAAATGTGGCTTATAAAAAGCAAATGGGCGCTTACGCTTTTAAGAGGGAGATGATTTGTGCCGGGGTTACGGCCGGAGTAGCTGTTTTATTTGCAAGCCCTATTGCCGGCTGGCTATTTGCTATGGAGGTTATTGCCAGAAAAATCAATAAATCTCTGATCATAAGCTGTACGGCATCAGCAATTGCGGCAGCATTGTTTATTTACTTTTTTGATGGGCATACCTTATTGCCTTTTTCTATTGATAACTGGAAATGGTCTGCTTTGCCTTTTTTCCTTGTTTTAAGTTTGATGGGCGGTGCGCTGGCCGTGTTTTTTACGTTGACTGTTATTAAGGTAAAAGATGGCTTCGCGAAAATAAACAACAATTTTATTCGGGTAAACCTGGGAGCTATTGCTGTAGGTGCTATGATTTATCTCCTGCCATTTCTGTTTGGAGACAGTTATCACGGATTGAACGATATATTGGCTCATGCTTTAGAAACTAAAATGAGTAATTCTTTTATTTTGACATTGCTACTATTAATGTCGTTAAAACCAATCGTTTCGTCTTTAACACTTGGCGCTGGGGGTGACGGTGGGGTTTTCGCTCCCAGTATTGTGGCCGGAGCGGTTTTAGGTGTTTTGTTCGCAGGTTTGTGTAATAAATTTTTTGGAACACACCTGTTGGTATTGAACTTTGCGCTGGTTGGCGCGGCAGCTACTTTGTCTGCAGCTATCCATGCACCTTTAACTGCCTTGTTTTTGGTTTGTAATCTTGTTCCTAACGGATTCACCTTGTTTGTACCATTGCTTTTAGCAGCATTTATAGCAAAGGCTTTTGCTGCATTTTTGTTGCCTTATAATGTTTATACCTATAAACTGATACCGGAAAAGAAGCCTGAATAG
- a CDS encoding outer membrane beta-barrel family protein encodes MKTAIFGFIFSVFALCVFGQNPYLVKGFVIDPAENIKLENTSILVMNAKDSTLLNFTRADNNGNFTVDNLKQGDFILLLSYPGYADYSEPFKLDSVNKSIDFGKVDMVLKSRLLAEVLVKGTANAITIKGDTTEFNAVAYVIQPNSKVEDLIKQFPGIEVDKDGKITAHGETITKVLVDGEEFFGDDPTLVTKNLRADMVDKVQLYDKKSDQATFTGIDDGVKDKTLNIKLKEDKKKGYFGKLSAGVAKGYYEQQAMANLFTARQKLSVYGTNSNTSTTGLNWRDSQRFGESNTSFSDDGYMISYGSRDDISYNGQGIPETRSTAASYENKWDSNKKTFNLNYKLGDMEVNGYRDNLNQRNLPSGITQNVSHNVFRNYLSRQRLNATFTNKIDSTSTIKLGISAGTKHTKSNDDFDSETYKNNDILQNRNKRTVDNNGDQQNVEANILWNKKLKKQRRTVSINTSIAYNKNNSEGYLNSENIFFNPSSTDANLIIDSMVNINQLKLNNSEGTNFNTNVAYTEPITKSLSLVFNYRFGLNNRTSNKQSLNQSGSGRYDQLDSLYSNNFELQEYSNEAGAIFNYKKDKTTLNFGTKVAHVDFNQIDTYTKTRYDRNFINLNPQVNYQYKFSNQESFRVDYNGSSRQPGIYDIQPIRNNTDPLNIYIGNPSLKPSFNHRLNASYNTYKILNSRYLYVSGSYSLTENSIVNKSTTDSVGKTTYQSVNLSDKRPNNYNMYFNFARKIGPINGGFGGGVNGNTYYNYVNGELNKGVSNSYFISLNASAYRESKYDFYITLGPRYKTGYSSLQKNINNNGWELFNRASFNIYLPLNFEFGADGEYQYQQKTSSFDTSFERTIINSSIRKKFFKEKNLVASVSVRDLLNQNVGFNRSAYDNSISQSSYNTIRRYFMFSLIWDFNKMGIGSKVKTPTKETE; translated from the coding sequence ATGAAAACTGCCATTTTTGGCTTTATCTTTTCGGTTTTTGCTCTTTGTGTATTCGGGCAAAATCCGTATCTCGTTAAAGGATTTGTTATAGACCCTGCCGAGAATATCAAACTGGAGAACACAAGTATTTTGGTCATGAATGCTAAAGATTCCACATTGTTGAATTTTACAAGGGCAGACAACAATGGTAATTTCACGGTAGATAATTTAAAGCAGGGTGATTTTATCCTTTTGTTGTCTTATCCGGGTTATGCAGATTATAGCGAGCCATTTAAACTGGACTCTGTAAACAAAAGCATAGATTTTGGCAAGGTGGATATGGTTTTAAAGTCCAGATTACTGGCCGAAGTGCTGGTGAAAGGTACTGCGAATGCAATTACCATAAAAGGTGATACTACCGAATTTAATGCGGTAGCCTATGTTATACAACCAAACTCTAAAGTAGAAGATCTGATTAAACAGTTCCCGGGTATAGAGGTAGATAAAGATGGTAAAATCACCGCTCATGGAGAAACGATAACAAAAGTATTGGTGGATGGAGAAGAGTTTTTTGGCGATGACCCAACTTTGGTGACAAAGAATTTGAGAGCCGATATGGTAGATAAAGTTCAGCTATACGACAAAAAAAGTGATCAGGCAACCTTTACCGGGATAGATGATGGAGTGAAAGATAAAACATTAAATATCAAATTAAAGGAAGATAAAAAGAAAGGTTATTTCGGAAAATTAAGCGCTGGTGTTGCCAAAGGTTATTACGAGCAGCAGGCAATGGCAAATCTTTTTACTGCCCGACAAAAATTATCTGTTTACGGAACAAATAGTAATACTTCTACCACGGGTTTGAATTGGAGAGATAGTCAGCGTTTTGGAGAATCAAATACTTCTTTTAGTGATGATGGTTATATGATTAGTTATGGCAGCAGGGATGATATATCTTATAATGGACAGGGAATTCCCGAAACACGTTCTACCGCGGCTAGTTATGAGAATAAATGGGATAGTAATAAAAAGACCTTCAACCTGAATTATAAATTGGGAGATATGGAGGTTAATGGTTATAGGGATAATCTTAATCAAAGGAATCTACCCTCGGGAATTACGCAAAACGTCAGTCATAATGTGTTTCGTAATTATTTATCCAGACAAAGGCTCAATGCTACTTTCACAAACAAAATAGATTCTACATCAACAATAAAATTGGGAATTTCAGCGGGTACAAAGCATACGAAATCGAATGATGATTTTGATTCTGAAACCTATAAAAACAATGATATACTACAGAATAGAAATAAAAGAACGGTTGACAACAATGGAGACCAGCAAAATGTGGAAGCCAATATTTTATGGAATAAAAAGCTAAAAAAACAACGTCGTACTGTATCTATCAACACATCTATTGCTTATAATAAGAATAATTCAGAAGGTTATTTAAACTCGGAGAATATATTCTTTAATCCGAGCTCTACGGATGCGAACCTAATTATAGACAGTATGGTAAATATCAATCAACTGAAATTGAATAACTCTGAAGGGACTAATTTTAATACGAATGTTGCCTATACGGAACCTATAACGAAATCGCTTTCACTGGTGTTTAATTATCGTTTTGGTTTAAACAACAGAACGTCTAATAAACAGTCTTTGAACCAGTCAGGATCGGGAAGGTATGATCAATTAGACTCTTTATACAGTAATAATTTCGAGTTACAGGAATATTCTAATGAAGCCGGTGCAATATTTAATTATAAGAAAGATAAGACTACATTGAACTTTGGGACTAAGGTAGCCCATGTAGATTTCAATCAGATAGATACATACACGAAAACCAGATACGATAGAAATTTTATCAATCTAAATCCGCAGGTAAATTATCAGTATAAATTTAGTAATCAGGAAAGCTTTCGGGTTGATTATAATGGATCAAGCAGACAACCCGGTATTTATGACATACAACCTATTCGAAACAATACGGATCCTTTGAACATTTACATCGGAAATCCGTCATTGAAGCCTTCTTTTAATCATAGACTGAATGCTTCGTATAATACTTATAAAATTCTGAACAGCAGATATTTATATGTCAGTGGCTCCTATAGCCTTACCGAGAATTCTATTGTAAATAAGTCGACTACCGACTCGGTAGGAAAAACTACTTATCAATCTGTTAATCTAAGCGATAAGAGGCCTAATAATTACAATATGTATTTCAATTTTGCAAGAAAAATTGGACCCATTAATGGAGGTTTTGGAGGAGGTGTAAATGGAAATACCTATTATAATTATGTAAATGGAGAGCTTAATAAAGGCGTTTCAAATAGTTATTTTATTTCTTTGAATGCATCTGCTTACAGGGAGTCTAAATATGATTTTTACATAACACTTGGTCCACGCTATAAAACCGGATATTCCAGCCTTCAAAAGAATATTAATAACAATGGTTGGGAATTGTTTAACAGAGCGTCGTTCAATATATATCTGCCTTTAAATTTCGAGTTCGGAGCAGACGGAGAGTATCAGTATCAACAGAAGACATCGTCATTTGATACTTCGTTCGAGCGGACAATTATCAATTCGAGCATTCGTAAAAAATTCTTTAAAGAAAAGAATTTAGTAGCGTCTGTCTCTGTCAGGGATTTATTAAATCAGAATGTCGGATTCAATCGATCTGCTTATGATAACTCGATATCCCAAAGCAGCTACAACACCATTAGAAGATATTTTATGTTTTCTTTGATATGGGATTTCAATAAAATGGGGATAGGTAGTAAAGTTAAAACACCAACAAAAGAAACTGAATAA
- the yiaK gene encoding 3-dehydro-L-gulonate 2-dehydrogenase, which translates to MTKVSYPELYKQFERVLLSLAFDPIKAKSIAEIFANNSLDGVYSHGLNRFPVFVDYVKKGWIAKDAEPTLVKSLGVIEQWDGQLGPGMLNAKISIQRAIELAKKNGMGCVALKRTNHWMRGGSYGWQAAEAGCIGINFTNTIAIMPPWGAKEPAIGNNPLIIAVPRKEGHIVLDMAMSQYSYGKMQEAELKHKELGFYSGYDEEGNLSKDPTAIRMTKRTLPVGMWKGSGLAMMLDLLASILSDGQTTGEVTTSKSETNISQVFICIDPSLNSNYEDIANKIIDYTKGVQPIEGEAIYYPGEKTLQTRWQNEKEGIPVDEVMWQKLMDL; encoded by the coding sequence ATGACTAAAGTTTCCTACCCCGAACTATATAAACAGTTCGAAAGAGTTTTACTATCGTTAGCATTCGACCCGATAAAGGCCAAATCTATAGCAGAAATATTCGCCAATAACAGCTTAGATGGCGTATACTCCCATGGTTTAAATCGCTTTCCTGTATTTGTCGATTACGTCAAAAAAGGCTGGATAGCTAAAGATGCAGAACCAACATTGGTAAAGAGCCTTGGCGTAATAGAACAATGGGACGGACAATTGGGTCCCGGTATGCTGAACGCCAAAATAAGTATACAAAGAGCTATAGAACTTGCAAAAAAGAACGGTATGGGTTGTGTGGCTTTAAAGCGTACTAACCATTGGATGCGTGGTGGATCTTATGGCTGGCAAGCAGCTGAAGCGGGCTGCATCGGTATTAACTTTACCAATACCATTGCCATTATGCCGCCATGGGGAGCAAAAGAACCCGCTATTGGTAATAATCCTTTAATTATTGCTGTTCCTCGCAAAGAAGGACATATTGTTCTGGATATGGCTATGTCGCAATATTCCTATGGTAAAATGCAGGAAGCGGAATTAAAGCATAAAGAACTTGGTTTTTATAGTGGTTATGATGAGGAAGGAAATTTAAGTAAAGATCCCACAGCTATCCGGATGACAAAAAGAACATTACCCGTTGGCATGTGGAAAGGTTCGGGGCTGGCTATGATGCTGGACTTACTTGCCAGCATATTAAGCGACGGACAAACTACAGGAGAGGTTACCACAAGTAAAAGCGAAACCAATATTTCTCAGGTTTTTATTTGTATCGATCCAAGTCTGAATTCCAATTACGAGGACATTGCCAATAAAATTATCGACTATACTAAAGGTGTACAACCTATCGAAGGTGAAGCTATTTACTATCCGGGCGAAAAAACTTTACAAACAAGATGGCAAAATGAAAAAGAAGGCATCCCTGTTGATGAGGTAATGTGGCAAAAGTTAATGGATTTGTAG